CAATAGGTTTAATCATGTCAAAGTATTATTTAGGCAAATTGAAAATAAATTAATATAATTTTGATAATTACAGGTGTTTCCATGGATATTGTTCATACGATCTTGCATTTTTATCCTAAGGTAAAAACAGATCTTCGTATGGCATATATGAAAGATCGACCAGATATCTACATTAAAAAGTCCCTTAAAGGAGCAGCAACCTTTGGTATGGGTATGACGATATTCTTCTTTTTTATGTTTCAAACATTTAAGGTAAATCTTATCTTTCTTCTGCCGACCTTTATTATTTTATGTATTGGTTTCTTCCATTTTTTTCTGCTGGTGCCAAAACAAAGGATATTAAAACGCCAGCGTGATCTTGACCGGGAAGTGCTTTTCGCGGGAAGATATTTACTGGTAAAATTAAACTCCGGTGTTCCTTTATTAAACGCGCTGTTGGATGCCTCTAAGAGTTATGGTGTTGCTAAACAATATTTCAAAGAAATAGTTGATGAAATTAATCTTGGAACACCGATTGAAAAAGCTATTGATAATGCAGTAAAATATTCTCCGTCAGTTAAATTCAGAAAAATAATGTTTCAAATAGGAAATGCCGTTAAAGTAGGCGTTGATGTAAGCAGGTCATTATCTGATACGCTGGAAGAAATTACCAATGAGCAAATGTCTGACATTCAAGCGTATGGTAAAAAATTAAATTCTCTTGCTTTATTTTATATGTTGCTCGCAGTTGTTGTTCCTTCGTTGGGGATGACAATATTTATTGTTATTGGCACGTTGGTAAATTTCTTAACTCCCGATACAGCTCCGCGTTTATTCGGCGTAGTATTGGGATTCCTTGTTTTTATTCAATTTATTTTTGTATCAATATTTAAAACAACAAGATTATCGGTGAATATATGATATTGATAAAGAGAACTTTGCAAAATTATGGTTACTGCCTATTACGTGAGCATTTTCGAAATACTTATCGGGCAATTTTCGAGGTTCCAGAGAGAAAATTGTTTTGTCAAACATATATCTCAATGCGAACTGGCAGTAACCCGAGCCTTGCGAGTATTTTGCAAAGTTCTCTAAAGGTAGTGGTGAATCCATGAAGCTTTTTTTTACTGATGAATTTGGAAAAGCATTTGTTCCAAGAAAAGCGCGGCCTTATCTTCACAGATATTTATTCAAGGCAGGAATTTATCATGATCCTTACAATTTCTTTGGCATTCTTTTCTACATTTCTTATTTATTGACTATTATCCTTTACTTCAGATATTTTTGGGAGCCGATTAAAACGCAGGCTCTTCATATGGTATTTGTCTATGCATTTCTTATCTGGCTTATTCTTCCGCTGGCACTGGTAGGTTTTTTCACGTTGTTTGTTTATTTTTATATTGATATTAGAATTTTTAACCGAACAAGAAAAATGGAAGAAGTTCTCCCTGATTTTCTCGCAACAGTTTCTTCAAACTTAAAAGGTGGTTTGTCGTTTGAAAATGCATTATGGCTTTCGATTAAGCCGCGGTTTGGTGTTTTAGCTCATGAGATTGCGCTTGCGGCAAAGAAAGTAATGACGGGAAATGATGTTGACGAGGCATTGCAGGATTTCGCGAGCAAATATGATTCTCCTATGTTAAAAAGAACGGTTGATTTGATTGTCGGTGAGATTGCAAGCGGAGGAAAAATCGCCGATATTATGGATGATATTGTGCATAGTTTAAAGAAAACAAAGGCATTAAAAGATGAAATGAATGCAGCTGTCATCTCATATATGATTTTTATTGCAGCTATTGTTATATTCATTGCGCCATTATTATTTGCCCTTTCATTCAATCTTTTGAGTGTAATTCAAGGTGTTACGAGCATGCTATCAAGTTCAACAGCTGGAGCTTCAGGATTCTCATCATTTTTAGGCAGCGCCTCAGGTAAGAAACTTGATCCTCAGCTTTTCATTAATTTCTCAAGATGGGCAGTTGCTATCATTGCTTTCTTTTCGTCAATGATTGTTGCAATATTAGAAAAGGGAAATGTCAAAGCTGGTGTTAAATACATCCCTATTTTTTTAATTTCATCGCAAGTGATGTATACTATTTTTATGGCAGTCTTTGGATTTGTCTTTGGGAATTTTATTAAAATATAGCTATTTTTTGTACCTATTAAGTCTGGGGTTTTAGCGCCTGCTTTTGTGAAGCTCTTCTTAAATTTACTTTGGGGATTTTTCGGAGTTCCAGAGAGAAAAATCCAGTCGAAATAATATGTTCAAGCTGAACTGGCGCTAAAACCATAGAAGACTTAATAGGTACTATTTTTTACCATGTAACAAATTAAAAGGATAAATAACACTGACCATGGTATTAAATTGTTCCACAAAACTATCGGTAAAGAATTTTAAATATCGCAGGGTAGGTAAATATCGTGGATGGACAATGCCGTTGATATTCTGTACATATTCAATATCTTTGATGCCAATTTTGCCATAATATAATTGGTTAATATCTCCTCCTTCTGCAACAAATTTTTTAAGAGCAAGATACCCTTGGTAATAAACAACATCTTTTGTACAACCACCAGGCTGAGAAGTATCGGCAATGCCGCGTTTTGCACGGATAGTTAATCGCCAGGCAACATCGGGAGTAAAATATTTTCTGAGATGGTTATACGTATTTCTAAAAGAATCCTGCAATGCTTTATCAATAGCAACAACGCGACCAGCATATATTTTTAAGGTAAACGGATCTAAACATCCATGGTGTTCTTCATTAACGACTGCTAAGCCTTCTTCAGTCATAAGATAACCTGGCAAACCGCGTTTAAACAGAGTATAAGGTTGTTTTTCGCCATTTTCTGCTCTAATCACATGGGTGCCAATCTCATGAACTACAAGTCTTTTAAGAAATTTTTGAGAAAATTTTTCATTTTTTTTGATAAGGACCTCTTTTTCTCCCACTTTTACTGCAGCGCAAGCAATCATGTTTTTTTCTCGAACTGTCCAGCCTCTCAACCCATACTTAAGAAGAGCTACTTGAAGTGCATTGATGACTTTTTTTGTCGTCAGTACTTTTTTCCCGTCATTTCTTCTT
This genomic interval from Candidatus Woesearchaeota archaeon contains the following:
- a CDS encoding type II secretion system F family protein — its product is MDIVHTILHFYPKVKTDLRMAYMKDRPDIYIKKSLKGAATFGMGMTIFFFFMFQTFKVNLIFLLPTFIILCIGFFHFFLLVPKQRILKRQRDLDREVLFAGRYLLVKLNSGVPLLNALLDASKSYGVAKQYFKEIVDEINLGTPIEKAIDNAVKYSPSVKFRKIMFQIGNAVKVGVDVSRSLSDTLEEITNEQMSDIQAYGKKLNSLALFYMLLAVVVPSLGMTIFIVIGTLVNFLTPDTAPRLFGVVLGFLVFIQFIFVSIFKTTRLSVNI
- a CDS encoding type II secretion system F family protein, with the translated sequence MKLFFTDEFGKAFVPRKARPYLHRYLFKAGIYHDPYNFFGILFYISYLLTIILYFRYFWEPIKTQALHMVFVYAFLIWLILPLALVGFFTLFVYFYIDIRIFNRTRKMEEVLPDFLATVSSNLKGGLSFENALWLSIKPRFGVLAHEIALAAKKVMTGNDVDEALQDFASKYDSPMLKRTVDLIVGEIASGGKIADIMDDIVHSLKKTKALKDEMNAAVISYMIFIAAIVIFIAPLLFALSFNLLSVIQGVTSMLSSSTAGASGFSSFLGSASGKKLDPQLFINFSRWAVAIIAFFSSMIVAILEKGNVKAGVKYIPIFLISSQVMYTIFMAVFGFVFGNFIKI
- a CDS encoding DUF1704 domain-containing protein, which gives rise to MTNVDLKKVDCQLDEINKKISFYAVNPINADEEKKKFFASQNYNPQFTYAPYRENLGELKTILANIQTDESTIGTLLGYIRQLFVLEIEMLEQRGKLAFTEKCLKLWQAPDKKIVGRAKQILQAIPRKRRNDGKKVLTTKKVINALQVALLKYGLRGWTVREKNMIACAAVKVGEKEVLIKKNEKFSQKFLKRLVVHEIGTHVIRAENGEKQPYTLFKRGLPGYLMTEEGLAVVNEEHHGCLDPFTLKIYAGRVVAIDKALQDSFRNTYNHLRKYFTPDVAWRLTIRAKRGIADTSQPGGCTKDVVYYQGYLALKKFVAEGGDINQLYYGKIGIKDIEYVQNINGIVHPRYLPTLRYLKFFTDSFVEQFNTMVSVIYPFNLLHGKK